From a region of the Dermatophagoides farinae isolate YC_2012a chromosome 3, ASM2471394v1, whole genome shotgun sequence genome:
- the LOC124494539 gene encoding ionotropic receptor 21a isoform X2 yields the protein MSMIFFITLRSQFSNPPWMFGNVNNDLTLEPTDGMSYRFLLFMAEYFNFTYKLIDHNGDYGYHEVSDLNYTGLMKSVISGETRFAMGGISVRMAHDNPFVRMSDEVKTSRITYMTLDSEPINVKGVIFRPFDPNVWLSIGVILLSMMLIGFLCTHLTKSKWSFTWLVLSAFLQRGTRHLPNGYGSNFLIQISWYTGLFMMVFYSNEIISSLTNLQSKRNIATLNEFCDKIMEESVVPLVVKGTTLRSFFMEHRKENEIYDILSQNMEIISNSMDGIYRMVESRLQRRFKPTKIYAILGSFDTLDMLANRFGNEHFNYADTIASSILTDRYGLLFSNNSTLTSFFNECIRIAQAHGFFAKWHRKNYKLPFSENPIDTMLNQLEHDHNVGFTGAKESNQILHMKNVAECFILYICCIAITIMIFITEILLKYLKVSKPLMKKILLKRLRKQEKLEHMNSQEEIILPKNVIPYPDITDSISGMNQKQVALHCLLRRRGSQNL from the exons atgtcaatgatttttttcattacactTCGATCTCAATTTTCG AATCCACCATGGATGTTTGGAAATGTAAACAATGATTTGACATTGGAACCGACAGACGGAATGTCATATCGATTCCTATTGTTCATGGctgaatatttcaattttacttACAAACTCATCGATCATAATGGCGATTATGGTTATCATGAAGTGTCAGATTTGAACTATACCGGTTTGATGAAGTCGGTCATATCAGGTGAAACGCGTTTTGCTATGGGTGGTATATCTGTTCGTATGGCTCATGATAATCCATTTGTACGAATGTCGGATGAAGTCAAAACATCTAGAATTACATACATGACTTTGGATTCTGAGCCAATCAATGTCAAAGGTGTTATTTTCCGTCCATTCGATCCAAATGTTTGGTTATCTATAGGTGTCATATTGTtatcaatgatgttgattggtTTTCTTTGCACACATCTCACAAAATCCAAATGGAGTTTTACATGGTTAGTGTTATCGGCATTTCTCCAACGCGGTACTCGTCATCTACCTAATGGTTATGGTTcaaattttctcattcaaaTCTCTTGGTACACTGGTCTATTTATGAtggttttttattcaaatgaaatcataTCCTCATTAACAAATCTACAATCAAAACGGAATATCGCAACTTTAAATGAATTCTGTGACAAAATAATGGAAGAATCCGTTGTTCCATTAGTGGTCAAAGGCACCACTTTACGATCATTTTTTATGGAACATCGAAAAGAGAATGAAATCTATGATATATTGTCACAAAATATGGAAATAATATCCAATTCCATGGATGGTATATATCGTATGGTTGAATCGCGATTGCAACGAAGATTTAAgccaacaaaaatttatgcCATTTTAGGTTCGTTTGATACACTTGATATGTTAGCCAATCGTTTTGGTAATGAACATTTTAATTATGCTGATACAATCGCTTCGAGCATATTGACAGATCGTTATGGACTATTGTTTTCCAACAATTCCACTTTAACGTCTTTTTTTAACGAATGCATACGTATAGCTCAAGCACATggtttttttgcaaaatggCATCGAAAAAACTATAAATTACCATTTTCTGAAAATCCAATTGATACAATGTTGAATCAATTGGAACACGATCATAATGTTGGATTCACTGGAGCCAAAGAAAGTAACCAGATTTTGCATATGAAAAATGTTGCCGAATGTTTCATACTCTACATATGTTGTATAGcgataacgataatgatatttatcaccgaaattttattgaaatatcTCAAAGTATCTAAAccgttgatgaaaaaaatacttttGAAACGACTACGAAAACAAGAGAAACTTGAACATATGAATTCACAAGAAGAGATAATTCTTCCTAAAAATGTAATTCCTTATCCGGATATAACTGATTCAATTTCtggaatgaatcaaaaacaagTTGCTTTACATTGTCTACTTCGACGAAGAGGTAGTCAAAATTTATGA
- the LOC124494764 gene encoding uncharacterized protein LOC124494764, whose amino-acid sequence MAAALPYRYRRINLNGTLLRIASNLEPPWWFLKNPDDPPYDGLSYPFLLFLAEYLNFKWELIDQDGDWGLKRFSDHNFTGLVGSILSGRTHFAMGGVSNSIPLFNNLTASSDFIQISRITYLTLKSGSKIDSGVIFSPFDPIAGSLMAFSCVFTIILAIILRKLIKIQVNFPWFVFQAFLHQSFKYPTINWFGINFLIQICCWTGLFFYQAYSLIIISRLTDIESYNVISDVQQFSAMAAQQKLIPVMSEKSPYFDIFEKYKKADKIYKILCKNMKKADSHEDAIYQMIKHQHDIEFGNFSPVRNPSFYSVIGTFKYLNMFANRLGSQYFVYKDDIDTAFFTDYYGLLFRANSTMIPYFNQCIKIARECGFFVKWFVYDKPVWTKKFPELESMLSRLNQNRKLDNASSNQSTKLTLNVTHYLFDTYFICLSSFFLVFISEIIWRIIKVSK is encoded by the exons ATGGCTGCAGCATTACCCTATCGTTATAGAC GAATTAATTTGAATGGAACTCTTCTGAGAATAGCATCGAATTTG gAGCCGCCATGGTGGTTTTTAAAAAATCCGGATGATCCGCCTTATGATGGTTTGTCATATCCATTTCTTCTGTTCCTGGCCGAATacttgaattttaaatggGAACTCATCGATCAAGATGGTGATTGGGGCTTAAAACGATTTTCTGACCATAATTTTACCGGTCTAGTCGGTTCCATCTTATCGGGTCGGACCCATTTTGCAATGGGAGGTGTTTCAAATTCGATTCCATTGTTTAACAATTTAACTGCTTCATCcgattttattcaaatttctcGTATCACTTATTTAACGTTGAAATCTggatcaaaaattgattctggtgtaattttttctccattcgATCCAATTGCTGGTTCATTAATGGCTTTTTCCTGTGTATTTACAATAATATTAGCAATCATACTACgtaaattgataaaaattcaagtcAATTTTCCTTGGTTTGTATTTCAAGCATTTCTTCATCAATCCTTCAAATATCCAACTATCAATTGGTTTggcattaattttttaattcaaatttgcTGTTGGACCGGTTTATTCTTTTATCAGGCTTACagtttgataataatttctaGATTAACCGATATCGAAAGTTATAATGTCATATCAGATGTGCAACAATTTTCTGCTATGGCTGCTCAACAGAAGCTGATACCGGTAATGAGTGAAAAATCTCCCTATTTtgatatatttgaaaaatataagAAGGCCgacaaaatttataaaattttatgtaaaaatatgaaaaaagcTGATTCTCATGAAGATGCCAtttatcaaatgatcaaacatcaacacgatattgaatttggaaatttttcaccAGTAAGAAACCCGTCATTCTATTCGGTCATTGGGACATTTAAATATCTGAACATGTTTGCCAATCGTTTGGGTTCACAATACTTTGTTTATAAAGATGATATAGATACAGCTTTTTTTACCGATTATTATGGTCTACTGTTTCGAGCAAATTCCACAATGATTCCATATTTTAATCAATGCATTAAGATCGCACGCGAATGtggtttttttgtcaaatggTTTGTTTATGACAAACCAGTATGgacgaaaaaatttcctgAATTAGAATCAATGTTATCAcgtttgaatcaaaataggAAATTAGACAATGCATCGAgtaatcaatcaaccaaattGACGTTAAATGTTACACATTACTTGTTCGATACCTATTTTatatgtttatcatcattttttcttgtattcATCAGTGAAATTATTTGGAGAATAATAAAagtttcaaaataa
- the LOC124494539 gene encoding ionotropic receptor 21a isoform X1 has translation MKRLNFHGNLISIATNINPPWMFGNVNNDLTLEPTDGMSYRFLLFMAEYFNFTYKLIDHNGDYGYHEVSDLNYTGLMKSVISGETRFAMGGISVRMAHDNPFVRMSDEVKTSRITYMTLDSEPINVKGVIFRPFDPNVWLSIGVILLSMMLIGFLCTHLTKSKWSFTWLVLSAFLQRGTRHLPNGYGSNFLIQISWYTGLFMMVFYSNEIISSLTNLQSKRNIATLNEFCDKIMEESVVPLVVKGTTLRSFFMEHRKENEIYDILSQNMEIISNSMDGIYRMVESRLQRRFKPTKIYAILGSFDTLDMLANRFGNEHFNYADTIASSILTDRYGLLFSNNSTLTSFFNECIRIAQAHGFFAKWHRKNYKLPFSENPIDTMLNQLEHDHNVGFTGAKESNQILHMKNVAECFILYICCIAITIMIFITEILLKYLKVSKPLMKKILLKRLRKQEKLEHMNSQEEIILPKNVIPYPDITDSISGMNQKQVALHCLLRRRGSQNL, from the exons ATGAAacgtttgaattttcatgGCAATCTCATATCAATTGCAACTAATATT AATCCACCATGGATGTTTGGAAATGTAAACAATGATTTGACATTGGAACCGACAGACGGAATGTCATATCGATTCCTATTGTTCATGGctgaatatttcaattttacttACAAACTCATCGATCATAATGGCGATTATGGTTATCATGAAGTGTCAGATTTGAACTATACCGGTTTGATGAAGTCGGTCATATCAGGTGAAACGCGTTTTGCTATGGGTGGTATATCTGTTCGTATGGCTCATGATAATCCATTTGTACGAATGTCGGATGAAGTCAAAACATCTAGAATTACATACATGACTTTGGATTCTGAGCCAATCAATGTCAAAGGTGTTATTTTCCGTCCATTCGATCCAAATGTTTGGTTATCTATAGGTGTCATATTGTtatcaatgatgttgattggtTTTCTTTGCACACATCTCACAAAATCCAAATGGAGTTTTACATGGTTAGTGTTATCGGCATTTCTCCAACGCGGTACTCGTCATCTACCTAATGGTTATGGTTcaaattttctcattcaaaTCTCTTGGTACACTGGTCTATTTATGAtggttttttattcaaatgaaatcataTCCTCATTAACAAATCTACAATCAAAACGGAATATCGCAACTTTAAATGAATTCTGTGACAAAATAATGGAAGAATCCGTTGTTCCATTAGTGGTCAAAGGCACCACTTTACGATCATTTTTTATGGAACATCGAAAAGAGAATGAAATCTATGATATATTGTCACAAAATATGGAAATAATATCCAATTCCATGGATGGTATATATCGTATGGTTGAATCGCGATTGCAACGAAGATTTAAgccaacaaaaatttatgcCATTTTAGGTTCGTTTGATACACTTGATATGTTAGCCAATCGTTTTGGTAATGAACATTTTAATTATGCTGATACAATCGCTTCGAGCATATTGACAGATCGTTATGGACTATTGTTTTCCAACAATTCCACTTTAACGTCTTTTTTTAACGAATGCATACGTATAGCTCAAGCACATggtttttttgcaaaatggCATCGAAAAAACTATAAATTACCATTTTCTGAAAATCCAATTGATACAATGTTGAATCAATTGGAACACGATCATAATGTTGGATTCACTGGAGCCAAAGAAAGTAACCAGATTTTGCATATGAAAAATGTTGCCGAATGTTTCATACTCTACATATGTTGTATAGcgataacgataatgatatttatcaccgaaattttattgaaatatcTCAAAGTATCTAAAccgttgatgaaaaaaatacttttGAAACGACTACGAAAACAAGAGAAACTTGAACATATGAATTCACAAGAAGAGATAATTCTTCCTAAAAATGTAATTCCTTATCCGGATATAACTGATTCAATTTCtggaatgaatcaaaaacaagTTGCTTTACATTGTCTACTTCGACGAAGAGGTAGTCAAAATTTATGA
- the LOC124494538 gene encoding LOW QUALITY PROTEIN: cholinephosphotransferase 1 (The sequence of the model RefSeq protein was modified relative to this genomic sequence to represent the inferred CDS: deleted 1 base in 1 codon): protein MITMESSKKQLQSSLKQKTYDFFPRISQRIDNNDHWNGEKERQQQTNCNQRHVRKSSLNIPKSLAELRDTVRAENIALKSDHDHKTSKRSVGGWALRPDQLKYLKDHVYEYNASAGSILEVWIMQRFWTYLAHFIPKFVAPCTITAIGFFINLITCSLIIAYSPDARSEVPTWTLFLCAIGVWLYQIADALDGKQCYKVQNSQLEEFYDHGCDSVSTILLMYATGIAIQAGQSPTLFLLVLFISLFAFYTTHWLSYVTNQMVFGKIDVTEAQWTMILTHLVTAVYGQSIWNYQIHVGTIVSIELRTLLSFATLITLFNSIIYQTSIILLGRQTPLEKAGVKIERNKNFNPYKPLLAPLFLSVLIYYCYTNGYYHMNPAMFILFCGLSFAKMTMKLVIAHCTNHEIELLDLTLVAPILLALNHFFFVSNNNSNHYDHYRFVLVSPDQALLCAFIWNTIELIRYFTFVSWDICIALDVNIFSIKYPPGHPKSRLQTGGFYVNGLNNDELLKNIK from the exons atgatcacCATGGAATCATCGAAAAAGCAATTACAATCATCTTTGAAACAGAAGacttatgatttttttcccagaATCTCGCAAAggatcgataataatgatcattggaATGGCGAAAAagaacgacaacaacaaacaaattgcaATCAACGACATGTCCGTAAATCTTCGTTAAATATACCTAAAAGTTTAGCGGAATTACGTGACACTGTACGAGCAGAGAATATTGCCTTGAAATCTGATCATGATCACAAAACTTCCAAACGATCCGTAGGTGGTTGGGCATTGAGGCCTGATCAGCTAAAATATTTAAAAGATCATGTTTACGAATACAATGCTTCTGCTGGTAGCATTCTAGAAGTATGGATAATGCAACGATTCTGGACCTATTTGGCT CATTTCATACCGAAATTCGTTGCACCATGTACCATAACTGCCAttggttttttcatcaacttAATTACAtgttcattgatcattgctTATTCACCGGATGCTCGGTCAGAAGTTCCTACGTGGACATTATTTCTTTGCGCTATAGGCGTATGGCTTTATCAAATAGCAGACGCATTGGATGGTAAACAATGTTATAAGGTACAGAATAGTCAATTGGAAGAGTTTTATGATCATGGCTGTGATTCTGTATCGACTATTTTGTTAATGTATGCTACTGGAATAGCCATACAAGCTGGTCAATCGCCAACACTTTTCCTTTTGGtcttatttatttcattgtttgcTTTTTATACAACACATTGGCTAAGCTATGTCACAAATCAGATGGTTTTTGGAAA gATCGACGTTACCGAAGCTCAATGGACTATGATCTTAACACACCTGGTAACGGCCGTATATGGCCAATCTATCTGGAACTATCAGATACACGTTGGAACTATTGTCTCAATTGAATTACGTACATTATTATCGTTCGCAACGTTGATCACcttgttcaattcaataatataccagacatcaataattttattagGACGACAGACACCATTGGAAAAAGCTGGTGTCAAAAtcgaaagaaataaaaatttcaatcccTACAAACCATTATTAGCGCCATTGTTTTTATCGGTTTTGATCTATTATTGTTACACTAATGGATATTATCACATGAATCCAGCAATGTTCATATTATTTTGTGGCCTAAGCTTTGCCAAAATGACCATGAAGCTAGTG ATTGCCCATTGCACCAatcatgaaattgaattattggaTCTTACATTAGTGGCACCGATTTTGTTGGCACtaaatcatttcttttttgtttctaataacaacagcaaccattatgatcattatcgtttTGTATTGGTCTCGCCTGATCAAGCATTACTATGTGCATTCATTTGGAACACAATCGAATTGATCAGATATTTTACCTTTGTTTCATGGGATATTTGTATCGCATTAGATGtgaatatattttcaattaaatatCCACCTGGCCATCCAAAAAGTCGTCTACAAACAGGTGGATTCTATGTAAACGGATTGAACAATGATGAACTActcaaaaatatcaaataa
- the LOC124494539 gene encoding uncharacterized protein LOC124494539 isoform X3, whose translation MKRLNFHGNLISIATNINPPWMFGNVNNDLTLEPTDGMSYRFLLFMAEYFNFTYKLIDHNGDYGYHEVSDLNYTGLMKSVISGETRFAMGGISVRMAHDNPFVRMSDEVKTSRITYMTLDSEPINVKGVIFRPFDLLQRGTRHLPNGYGSNFLIQISWYTGLFMMVFYSNEIISSLTNLQSKRNIATLNEFCDKIMEESVVPLVVKGTTLRSFFMEHRKENEIYDILSQNMEIISNSMDGIYRMVESRLQRRFKPTKIYAILGSFDTLDMLANRFGNEHFNYADTIASSILTDRYGLLFSNNSTLTSFFNECIRIAQAHGFFAKWHRKNYKLPFSENPIDTMLNQLEHDHNVGFTGAKESNQILHMKNVAECFILYICCIAITIMIFITEILLKYLKVSKPLMKKILLKRLRKQEKLEHMNSQEEIILPKNVIPYPDITDSISGMNQKQVALHCLLRRRGSQNL comes from the exons ATGAAacgtttgaattttcatgGCAATCTCATATCAATTGCAACTAATATT AATCCACCATGGATGTTTGGAAATGTAAACAATGATTTGACATTGGAACCGACAGACGGAATGTCATATCGATTCCTATTGTTCATGGctgaatatttcaattttacttACAAACTCATCGATCATAATGGCGATTATGGTTATCATGAAGTGTCAGATTTGAACTATACCGGTTTGATGAAGTCGGTCATATCAGGTGAAACGCGTTTTGCTATGGGTGGTATATCTGTTCGTATGGCTCATGATAATCCATTTGTACGAATGTCGGATGAAGTCAAAACATCTAGAATTACATACATGACTTTGGATTCTGAGCCAATCAATGTCAAAGGTGTTATTTTCCGTCCATTCGATC TTCTCCAACGCGGTACTCGTCATCTACCTAATGGTTATGGTTcaaattttctcattcaaaTCTCTTGGTACACTGGTCTATTTATGAtggttttttattcaaatgaaatcataTCCTCATTAACAAATCTACAATCAAAACGGAATATCGCAACTTTAAATGAATTCTGTGACAAAATAATGGAAGAATCCGTTGTTCCATTAGTGGTCAAAGGCACCACTTTACGATCATTTTTTATGGAACATCGAAAAGAGAATGAAATCTATGATATATTGTCACAAAATATGGAAATAATATCCAATTCCATGGATGGTATATATCGTATGGTTGAATCGCGATTGCAACGAAGATTTAAgccaacaaaaatttatgcCATTTTAGGTTCGTTTGATACACTTGATATGTTAGCCAATCGTTTTGGTAATGAACATTTTAATTATGCTGATACAATCGCTTCGAGCATATTGACAGATCGTTATGGACTATTGTTTTCCAACAATTCCACTTTAACGTCTTTTTTTAACGAATGCATACGTATAGCTCAAGCACATggtttttttgcaaaatggCATCGAAAAAACTATAAATTACCATTTTCTGAAAATCCAATTGATACAATGTTGAATCAATTGGAACACGATCATAATGTTGGATTCACTGGAGCCAAAGAAAGTAACCAGATTTTGCATATGAAAAATGTTGCCGAATGTTTCATACTCTACATATGTTGTATAGcgataacgataatgatatttatcaccgaaattttattgaaatatcTCAAAGTATCTAAAccgttgatgaaaaaaatacttttGAAACGACTACGAAAACAAGAGAAACTTGAACATATGAATTCACAAGAAGAGATAATTCTTCCTAAAAATGTAATTCCTTATCCGGATATAACTGATTCAATTTCtggaatgaatcaaaaacaagTTGCTTTACATTGTCTACTTCGACGAAGAGGTAGTCAAAATTTATGA